From Paenibacillus polymyxa, the proteins below share one genomic window:
- a CDS encoding response regulator transcription factor yields the protein MYKAMIVDDEPAIREGLSSIIDWGDCGFRIVDTAENGREALEKFGEHRPELVIVDIRMPGMSGLEVIQSIRQMNGEPYHFLILSGYADFNYARQAMGFGVDGYLLKPVDEEEMTLELKRVRQSIENEKGDGKWGSPSSHERDWIEALLFPVHGEHARNAVEPSHRASKQDEHQSSGEKHGQQPELPALDWSSYQVILLDLRIPDWDRQARQLAAKQRLAELCRKQGRGIVFEAGIYTGLLLPAMLKTEKDAVQLLAAWRQELKPWVNEIYGAAGAPVDILKEIPKSFEQALRLLERTFLFRAERVMLPGDLHEWETVPAEMDEASDRASDDPMRYAEKLYYALDMANGKAATRVIKDMEVQFPQIYRTESAIKAAFAQTFTLALNKYAAGQEHSRTVLEEHSNLITNVYAYSTLGELVDHSLEHVLQWIGQTDTGGKEIIMKQMIDFIHGHYDENLRLELLADMFNYNSGYLGKLFKSHTGEAFNAYLDKVRIERARELLAQGIKVHQVADRVGYANADYFHSKFKKYVGMSPSSYRNQVQKNGGTDGC from the coding sequence ATGTATAAAGCGATGATTGTAGATGATGAGCCTGCGATTCGTGAAGGACTGTCTTCCATTATTGACTGGGGAGATTGTGGCTTTCGCATCGTCGATACGGCTGAGAACGGACGCGAGGCTTTGGAAAAGTTCGGAGAGCATCGACCGGAACTGGTCATTGTAGATATTCGTATGCCTGGGATGAGTGGGTTGGAGGTTATACAAAGCATACGCCAAATGAATGGGGAGCCGTATCACTTTCTCATTTTAAGCGGATATGCAGACTTTAATTATGCTAGGCAAGCCATGGGATTCGGGGTGGATGGTTATTTATTGAAGCCCGTTGATGAGGAAGAAATGACGCTGGAGCTAAAGCGAGTACGGCAAAGCATTGAAAACGAAAAGGGAGATGGAAAGTGGGGAAGTCCGTCTTCGCATGAGCGCGATTGGATCGAAGCATTGCTGTTTCCGGTTCATGGAGAACATGCTCGTAATGCTGTAGAACCCAGCCATCGTGCATCCAAGCAAGACGAACATCAAAGTAGCGGTGAAAAACACGGACAACAGCCTGAATTACCAGCATTGGACTGGAGTAGCTATCAGGTGATTCTGCTGGATTTGCGTATACCTGACTGGGATCGGCAAGCCCGGCAGTTGGCAGCAAAGCAGCGGCTGGCCGAATTGTGTCGTAAGCAGGGTAGAGGCATTGTGTTTGAGGCTGGAATATATACGGGTCTATTGCTTCCCGCCATGTTAAAAACGGAAAAAGATGCTGTTCAGTTGCTGGCTGCATGGCGACAGGAGCTAAAACCGTGGGTAAATGAAATCTATGGGGCTGCCGGCGCTCCGGTAGACATTCTTAAGGAGATCCCCAAATCTTTTGAGCAGGCGTTACGATTATTGGAGCGTACGTTTTTGTTCCGGGCAGAAAGAGTCATGCTTCCCGGCGACCTACATGAATGGGAGACAGTCCCTGCTGAAATGGATGAAGCGTCTGACAGAGCATCAGATGATCCCATGCGTTATGCAGAAAAGCTGTACTACGCGCTGGATATGGCTAATGGTAAAGCGGCGACCCGTGTCATTAAGGACATGGAAGTCCAATTTCCCCAGATTTATCGTACAGAATCTGCAATTAAGGCGGCCTTCGCTCAGACATTCACACTCGCACTGAACAAATATGCAGCTGGACAGGAACACAGCCGGACCGTGCTGGAGGAGCATTCCAACTTGATTACCAATGTATATGCCTATTCAACATTGGGCGAGCTGGTGGATCACTCGCTCGAACATGTGTTGCAGTGGATTGGCCAGACTGATACGGGTGGCAAGGAGATCATCATGAAGCAAATGATTGACTTTATACATGGTCATTATGATGAAAATTTGCGACTGGAGTTACTGGCAGATATGTTCAATTACAATAGTGGGTATTTGGGCAAACTGTTCAAAAGTCATACAGGCGAGGCTTTTAATGCCTACCTGGATAAGGTAAGGATTGAGCGAGCAAGGGAATTGCTTGCACAGGGGATTAAGGTACACCAAGTGGCGGACCGCGTGGGGTATGCGAATGCAGATTATTTTCATAGTAAATTTAAAAAGTATGTTGGAATGTCACCTTCCTCTTACCGTAATCAGGTCCAAAAGAACGGAGGAACAGATGGCTGTTGA
- a CDS encoding cytochrome ubiquinol oxidase subunit I, which produces MDVLDLARLQFATTTILHFVYVPISIGLSLLVAIMETMYVIKKKDLYKKMAQFWGTFLLINFALGVVTGILQEFQFGMNWSDFSRFVGDVFGTPLAIEALLAFFLESTFIGLWVFGWERLSKTVHLVCMWLVAIGTMLSALWILAANSFMQRPVGYGVVNGRAEMQDFAALLTNEQLLWEYPHTIFAAIATGAFLVAGISAWKLMHKKNMDFFKPSFKLSIIVALICAIAIPLFGHGQAQYLIKTQPMKMAASEALWGDSGDPAPWTIIANIDPDKQENTFEIKVPFALSFLSYSKFSGSVPGMKELQAQYEKTYGPGDYIPPVRTTFWSFRIMIAAGCAMIALALYGAYLSFRQKLEGSHRWFFRLMLWGISLPFIGNTAGWIMTEMGRQPWTVFGLLQTKDSVSPTVVAGEVLFSLIAFTTLYLILTGVLAFLFARTARKGPDMEPHQHTVIHDPFAQGGDSIVVK; this is translated from the coding sequence ATGGACGTATTGGATTTGGCACGGTTGCAGTTTGCAACCACTACGATTCTTCATTTTGTTTATGTGCCAATCTCCATTGGATTGTCATTGTTGGTGGCAATTATGGAGACTATGTATGTTATCAAGAAAAAAGACTTGTACAAAAAAATGGCTCAATTCTGGGGAACGTTTCTGCTGATTAACTTTGCGCTGGGCGTAGTTACCGGAATTTTGCAGGAGTTCCAGTTCGGAATGAATTGGTCGGACTTTTCCCGTTTTGTCGGTGATGTATTTGGTACACCGCTAGCCATTGAAGCATTGCTTGCATTTTTTCTGGAATCAACCTTTATCGGCCTATGGGTATTCGGCTGGGAAAGACTATCCAAAACTGTCCATTTAGTTTGCATGTGGCTAGTAGCGATCGGTACGATGCTCTCGGCTTTGTGGATTTTGGCTGCTAATTCATTCATGCAACGTCCCGTAGGATATGGGGTTGTAAATGGCCGGGCAGAAATGCAAGATTTTGCTGCTTTGTTAACGAACGAGCAGCTTTTGTGGGAGTATCCTCACACCATCTTTGCTGCTATTGCAACTGGAGCTTTCCTGGTAGCAGGGATTAGTGCTTGGAAGCTGATGCATAAAAAGAATATGGACTTCTTTAAACCTTCTTTTAAATTGAGCATTATTGTTGCATTAATCTGTGCCATTGCTATTCCTTTGTTTGGTCATGGACAGGCTCAATATTTGATCAAAACACAGCCCATGAAGATGGCAGCCAGTGAAGCTCTGTGGGGAGACAGTGGCGATCCAGCGCCTTGGACGATTATTGCCAATATTGATCCTGATAAGCAGGAAAATACCTTTGAGATTAAGGTTCCGTTTGCACTGAGCTTTCTGTCGTATAGCAAGTTTTCCGGCTCTGTGCCTGGTATGAAGGAGCTTCAAGCACAGTATGAAAAGACCTACGGTCCGGGTGATTATATTCCGCCTGTCCGTACGACCTTCTGGAGCTTCCGCATTATGATTGCGGCAGGATGTGCCATGATCGCACTTGCTCTGTACGGAGCTTATCTGAGTTTTCGACAAAAATTGGAGGGCTCCCATCGTTGGTTCTTCCGTCTTATGCTGTGGGGGATATCACTCCCGTTCATTGGCAATACCGCGGGCTGGATCATGACAGAAATGGGACGTCAGCCGTGGACTGTATTTGGTTTGCTGCAAACAAAAGATTCTGTTTCACCTACCGTTGTAGCAGGAGAAGTGTTGTTCTCACTGATTGCATTTACGACGTTGTATCTCATTTTAACGGGTGTATTGGCATTCCTGTTTGCTCGTACCGCTCGTAAAGGCCCAGATATGGAGCCGCATCAGCATACGGTAATTCATGATCCATTTGCTCAAGGGGGTGACAGCATTGTCGTTAAATGA
- a CDS encoding polysaccharide pyruvyl transferase family protein, with the protein MPNSHPMAKLKNKLSVILDVVPQGSNIIYVDYPVYNNGGDVLIMKGTEAFFRDNGIRVRARYSAMDIPDQLHIPGDWIIVCHGGGNFGDLYSNHQNLRERIVRDFPNHRIVIMPQTIHFQSEQKANEVAALFNAHPDLHMFVRDTRSYQWAKDKLNQCSITLCPDMAHQLWPLKPTTETVKDVLYFLRTDIETVGGQKKFDDEADASHRLDWDTLFTPLEVKGIVYFQKFYRLNKKIGGPLPTRTFWYKYTDHLMNKAVTLFSSYREVRTSRLHGHILACLLDMPHVVIDNSYGKNSQYYNTWTQPNPKAKLFSEAPEALEQPS; encoded by the coding sequence ATGCCGAATTCGCATCCCATGGCTAAACTGAAAAATAAGCTGAGCGTCATTCTCGACGTAGTCCCTCAAGGTTCGAACATTATTTATGTCGATTATCCCGTCTATAATAACGGTGGGGACGTACTGATCATGAAAGGCACCGAAGCGTTCTTTAGGGATAATGGTATTCGTGTCCGTGCCCGTTATAGCGCCATGGATATTCCCGATCAGCTTCATATTCCGGGCGACTGGATTATCGTATGCCACGGCGGTGGCAACTTTGGCGATCTATATTCAAATCACCAAAATTTGCGGGAACGCATCGTTCGTGATTTCCCTAACCACCGAATTGTAATCATGCCGCAGACGATCCACTTCCAGTCTGAACAAAAGGCTAATGAGGTGGCGGCTCTGTTTAATGCCCACCCGGATCTACATATGTTTGTGCGGGATACACGCTCTTATCAGTGGGCTAAGGATAAACTGAACCAGTGCAGTATCACATTATGTCCAGATATGGCACACCAGCTTTGGCCATTGAAGCCGACTACGGAAACCGTGAAGGACGTATTGTACTTCCTGCGTACAGATATTGAAACGGTAGGAGGACAAAAGAAATTCGATGACGAGGCTGATGCCTCTCACCGTCTGGACTGGGATACTTTATTCACTCCGCTGGAAGTGAAGGGGATCGTCTATTTCCAAAAGTTTTACCGTCTGAATAAGAAAATCGGCGGCCCGTTGCCTACGCGTACATTCTGGTACAAGTACACCGACCATCTCATGAACAAGGCGGTTACGCTGTTCAGCTCTTACCGCGAGGTTCGCACTTCACGGCTGCATGGTCATATTCTGGCCTGCCTGCTTGATATGCCGCATGTTGTCATCGATAATTCTTACGGCAAGAATTCGCAATATTATAATACCTGGACACAGCCGAATCCGAAGGCGAAGCTGTTCAGTGAAGCACCCGAAGCATTAGAGCAACCGTCTTAA
- the cydD gene encoding thiol reductant ABC exporter subunit CydD: MDKAWFELKGIRPVMLLLAALSLLQGAAVIAQAIFLAKAITILFKQNPLVMAWPSLALFFAAFAVRHTMIWLQRRTAGRFAEAAGASLRERLLARLFERGPGFAAREGSGKLVTLALDGVDRFRNYLEISIPRMIDMMAVTLLVLVYVFTLDMISGVILTTTMPILVGFFILLGLAARKQADKQWRSYRLLSHHFTDSLRGLQTLRFLGRSRAHGESVGKVSDQYRTATMRTLRVAFLSSFALDFFSMLSVAFVAVGLGLRLISGSVGLEAALAVLILAPEYFMPIRQLGSDYHASLDGKEAWGAIRSILGAEEEATETNAQTVHDKGLDITGQDILKLSDVCLLNEDGSARLEHVSASVEPHMNMIGIVGASGAGKTTLLSLLGGFSDPTSGEVILNGCRLSADTKAEWQRHIAYIPQHPYLFSATLADNIRFYEPEASNQQVEWAIDAVGLRELVDGLPGGLNEPIGEAGRTLSGGQAQRIALARALLSDRPIILLDEPTAHLDIETEWELKQTILSVLKHKRMFLATHRLHWMPDMDCVWMMNQGRLEEVGSHQQLVAQKGEYYRLLTGMSEGGGGRYESNGQ, encoded by the coding sequence ATGGATAAAGCCTGGTTTGAATTAAAGGGCATTCGGCCAGTAATGCTGCTGCTGGCCGCCCTTTCCCTGCTCCAGGGAGCAGCGGTAATTGCACAAGCCATCTTTTTGGCAAAGGCTATTACGATTTTATTTAAACAAAATCCGCTAGTAATGGCTTGGCCATCGCTGGCGTTGTTTTTCGCGGCTTTTGCAGTGAGGCATACGATGATCTGGCTGCAACGCCGGACAGCCGGTCGTTTTGCCGAAGCAGCAGGCGCTTCCTTACGGGAGCGTCTGCTTGCGCGTTTGTTCGAGCGGGGCCCGGGCTTTGCTGCGCGGGAAGGAAGCGGCAAGTTGGTGACGCTCGCGCTGGATGGCGTGGATCGATTTCGCAATTATTTGGAAATATCCATTCCTCGTATGATAGACATGATGGCTGTAACCTTACTTGTACTTGTGTATGTTTTCACATTGGATATGATTTCAGGTGTGATTTTGACGACTACGATGCCGATTCTGGTGGGCTTCTTTATTTTACTCGGCTTGGCGGCGCGAAAGCAGGCAGACAAGCAGTGGCGTTCCTATCGTCTGTTATCACATCATTTTACGGATTCGTTGCGTGGACTACAGACACTAAGGTTTTTGGGACGCAGTCGGGCGCATGGGGAAAGCGTAGGGAAGGTCAGCGACCAGTATCGTACAGCCACGATGCGTACGCTGCGGGTAGCGTTTCTTTCTTCATTTGCCCTCGATTTTTTCAGTATGCTGTCGGTCGCTTTTGTAGCGGTAGGCTTGGGTCTGCGTCTGATTAGTGGTTCAGTGGGACTGGAGGCAGCGCTTGCGGTGCTTATTCTGGCACCGGAATATTTTATGCCTATACGCCAGTTGGGATCAGACTATCACGCCTCATTGGATGGTAAAGAGGCTTGGGGAGCGATTCGCTCGATTCTCGGTGCAGAAGAAGAAGCGACGGAGACGAATGCACAGACAGTTCATGATAAAGGATTAGACATCACGGGGCAGGACATCCTCAAGCTGTCTGATGTGTGTTTACTTAATGAAGACGGCTCTGCCCGGCTAGAACATGTGTCTGCAAGTGTTGAACCGCACATGAACATGATCGGCATCGTCGGAGCGAGTGGTGCAGGCAAAACGACATTGCTTAGTCTGCTTGGCGGCTTTTCTGACCCGACTTCAGGTGAGGTGATCCTTAATGGATGCCGATTATCTGCGGATACCAAAGCTGAATGGCAGCGGCATATTGCCTATATTCCACAGCATCCTTACCTGTTTAGCGCTACTTTGGCAGATAATATTCGCTTTTATGAGCCGGAAGCATCCAACCAGCAGGTTGAGTGGGCGATTGATGCCGTCGGCCTACGTGAACTGGTGGATGGTCTTCCGGGTGGATTGAATGAGCCTATTGGGGAAGCAGGTCGGACATTGAGCGGAGGACAGGCGCAGCGGATTGCCTTGGCGCGCGCTTTGCTCAGTGACCGCCCGATTATTTTATTGGATGAGCCTACGGCACATTTGGATATTGAGACAGAATGGGAATTAAAACAGACCATTTTGTCCGTATTGAAACACAAGAGGATGTTTCTTGCCACCCATCGGCTGCATTGGATGCCGGATATGGACTGTGTCTGGATGATGAATCAAGGTCGTCTGGAAGAGGTAGGTTCCCATCAGCAACTGGTTGCCCAGAAGGGAGAATATTACAGATTGCTAACGGGAATGTCGGAAGGAGGGGGCGGGCGATATGAGAGCAACGGACAATAG
- a CDS encoding lipopolysaccharide biosynthesis protein — MSTWTAARKVFTGDSLAKTIMRTSFNNFFVLIVTTLTSILTARMLGVEGKGELAAVLFWPTLIGSVLSFGLPTSLIYNLKKKTGTTEELLALSLWIQLPASLLAGAVAWICMPLWLNGYGADIIQLSQIYCAAAVPLAVLTALTTALSQGLDRFSVYNGLLFYYPLLNFIGLVTLWLMGLLNVQLAGAVNFAASFLALMWAFLRLRKHMNLRAFRPLTSRQVLRPYYSYGARVYGMELMGTLSTQTDKIVIVALLSPKAFGLYSVVYALSRVFNVVQNAVTNVTFPKVTGMEHSKIVETVGRAFRISMAAMLIVIVPALFIGRYMLGLLYGPAFLEASLTFYLLSLECIIGGGSWILASAFNALGRPGLVLFRQIVAYAITVGLFFICTPIFGLDGIAIALLVGACVRLAFSLFSFPMFFNVPLSRIIFDKSDITFVLQTIQKKRRKGELKDAEFASHG; from the coding sequence ATGAGCACATGGACAGCAGCAAGGAAAGTATTCACGGGTGACAGTCTCGCCAAAACGATCATGCGCACGAGCTTTAACAATTTTTTTGTGCTAATCGTCACGACCCTGACTTCCATCCTGACCGCACGTATGCTCGGAGTAGAGGGGAAAGGTGAACTGGCGGCTGTTCTGTTCTGGCCTACGCTGATCGGCAGTGTATTGAGCTTCGGCTTGCCAACCTCGTTAATTTATAACCTTAAGAAGAAAACAGGCACGACGGAAGAACTGCTGGCGTTGTCGCTCTGGATTCAGTTGCCTGCCAGTCTGTTGGCGGGAGCGGTGGCCTGGATATGTATGCCGCTGTGGCTGAATGGCTATGGTGCAGACATTATCCAACTGTCGCAGATTTATTGTGCGGCAGCAGTACCGTTAGCTGTGCTTACAGCACTTACGACGGCATTATCGCAAGGACTGGATCGGTTTAGCGTATATAACGGCCTGCTGTTTTACTATCCGTTACTGAATTTCATCGGTCTAGTGACCCTGTGGCTGATGGGCTTACTCAATGTGCAACTGGCGGGGGCAGTGAATTTTGCCGCGAGTTTCCTTGCGCTCATGTGGGCGTTCCTCCGTTTGCGCAAGCATATGAACCTACGCGCATTTCGTCCGTTGACCAGCCGCCAAGTGCTGCGCCCTTATTATAGCTATGGAGCGCGGGTGTATGGGATGGAGTTGATGGGAACGCTGTCCACACAAACGGACAAAATCGTCATTGTGGCGCTGCTGTCACCCAAAGCGTTCGGTCTGTACTCTGTTGTCTACGCCTTGTCCCGTGTGTTCAATGTGGTGCAAAATGCCGTCACTAATGTAACCTTCCCGAAAGTGACAGGCATGGAACACAGCAAAATTGTCGAAACGGTGGGTCGTGCTTTTCGCATCTCCATGGCTGCGATGCTCATCGTCATTGTGCCGGCTCTCTTTATTGGTCGATACATGCTGGGTTTGCTGTACGGGCCCGCTTTTCTGGAAGCATCGCTAACGTTCTACCTGCTATCACTGGAATGTATTATCGGTGGTGGCTCATGGATTCTGGCTTCGGCTTTTAACGCACTCGGTCGTCCGGGACTGGTATTGTTCCGGCAAATTGTGGCCTATGCGATCACCGTCGGTCTGTTTTTTATTTGTACACCGATCTTCGGTTTGGACGGCATTGCTATTGCTTTGCTTGTAGGTGCTTGTGTACGTTTAGCGTTCTCGTTGTTCTCGTTCCCAATGTTTTTCAATGTTCCGCTATCCCGGATCATTTTTGATAAAAGTGATATTACATTTGTCTTGCAGACTATACAAAAGAAGCGCAGGAAGGGAGAACTGAAAGATGCCGAATTCGCATCCCATGGCTAA
- the def gene encoding peptide deformylase codes for MSNQSMDMLLTKDIVREGEPILRTKVDPVCLPLSEEDLQQMQWMLDYLKNSQNEELATRYELRPGVGLSANQVGLNKRMCAIYYEDGDKTVEYGLFNPKLVSHSTSMIYLEQGEGCLSVDRYIPGYVPRYEKIRIKANLPDGTQELLTFKGYAAIVVQHEMDHLDGIMFYDRINPEDPYKLPQGVHIEPFVRK; via the coding sequence ATGAGCAATCAATCGATGGACATGCTTCTCACGAAGGATATCGTGCGTGAAGGGGAACCGATTTTGCGCACAAAGGTTGATCCGGTATGTCTGCCGCTGTCTGAAGAGGATCTTCAACAGATGCAATGGATGCTGGATTACCTGAAAAATAGCCAAAATGAAGAGCTGGCCACCCGCTATGAGCTGCGCCCGGGTGTAGGGCTATCCGCCAACCAGGTTGGGTTGAATAAAAGAATGTGTGCTATTTATTATGAAGATGGAGACAAAACGGTAGAATATGGCCTGTTTAATCCGAAGCTGGTCAGCCATTCTACATCCATGATTTACTTGGAACAGGGTGAGGGATGCTTGTCTGTAGATCGGTACATACCCGGATATGTACCACGTTACGAGAAGATTCGCATCAAGGCCAATTTACCGGATGGAACTCAGGAGCTGTTAACGTTTAAGGGGTATGCAGCGATTGTCGTACAGCATGAAATGGACCATCTGGATGGCATTATGTTCTATGACCGTATCAACCCGGAAGATCCGTATAAGCTGCCACAGGGAGTGCATATCGAACCTTTTGTACGTAAATAG
- the cydB gene encoding cytochrome d ubiquinol oxidase subunit II, with protein sequence MSLNDLWFLLIAVLFTGFFFLEGFDFGVGMATGLVPRNDQQKRLMINTIGPFWDANEVWLITAAGAMFAAFPHFYATMFSGYYLVFVFILLGLILRGVSFEFRGKAEGKGWTGTWDACILIGSFLPPMLFGMAFAALVKGVPIQQNMDLKAGFLDVFNGYTVWIGLTVVGMCLMHGLTFISLRTIGEVRDRARVIASKFLPVLGILLAGMVVWTYFATDLFARRGPFMYVAVAVGMVAYVLTWYFLKQRREGWAFGMTGVIILLSFVSLFVGLFPRFMVSSINSAFDLTIYNASSSHYTLKAMTIVAATLLPFVLAYQAWSYFVFHKRLSEKDHLEY encoded by the coding sequence TTGTCGTTAAATGATTTATGGTTCTTATTGATCGCTGTGCTGTTTACAGGCTTCTTTTTTCTAGAGGGCTTTGATTTTGGCGTAGGGATGGCTACGGGATTAGTGCCGCGTAATGACCAACAAAAACGTTTGATGATCAATACGATTGGTCCATTCTGGGATGCCAACGAAGTGTGGCTGATTACAGCAGCAGGTGCGATGTTTGCCGCTTTTCCGCATTTTTATGCAACGATGTTTAGCGGATATTATCTGGTATTTGTGTTTATTTTGCTAGGTTTGATCTTGCGAGGAGTCTCCTTTGAGTTCCGGGGCAAGGCCGAAGGGAAAGGGTGGACAGGAACGTGGGATGCTTGCATTCTGATTGGCAGCTTCCTGCCGCCGATGCTGTTTGGCATGGCCTTTGCGGCTTTGGTGAAGGGTGTACCTATTCAGCAAAACATGGATCTGAAAGCCGGATTCTTGGATGTGTTCAATGGATACACCGTATGGATTGGACTGACCGTGGTCGGAATGTGCCTTATGCACGGGCTGACGTTCATTTCTCTGCGGACGATTGGTGAAGTAAGGGATCGTGCTCGTGTGATCGCGTCCAAATTTCTTCCGGTGTTGGGGATTTTGCTTGCTGGTATGGTGGTATGGACTTATTTTGCAACGGATTTATTTGCACGTCGCGGTCCCTTTATGTATGTTGCGGTTGCAGTGGGGATGGTTGCCTATGTGCTAACATGGTATTTCCTGAAGCAGCGCCGTGAAGGATGGGCTTTCGGGATGACCGGTGTCATCATTTTGCTAAGCTTCGTTTCGTTATTCGTTGGCTTGTTCCCAAGATTTATGGTGAGCTCGATCAACAGTGCTTTTGATTTGACGATATATAATGCAAGCTCCAGTCATTACACACTGAAAGCCATGACGATTGTTGCAGCAACGCTTTTACCCTTTGTGTTGGCTTATCAGGCGTGGAGCTATTTTGTTTTCCATAAGCGTCTCAGTGAAAAGGATCATCTGGAATACTAA
- a CDS encoding cache domain-containing sensor histidine kinase has protein sequence MYRGVRHLMNNMRMRNKLLFSYVLIVMIPVLLVGGCVIFYLREQALDSAIAQTVNNVEKIKSQTANLLRVPTDISNGLMFDKRLKEMANRRYPGMVELMNAYHQYKDFNEYTQQYREVATIRFYSYNPTLVNNLEFIPVDANIERQPWFQAALKGTAINWFYIQDKEDNPVNRLSLVRQIPFPEYNSKGVLMIALSQTELNHMLSKEPFETLITDRNGIVVAATHPQSVGRTLTDLHLGFDVQRAGKGIYEAKINGTPSNIIVDELLPTSSVSGLTIISVFSTEHIVQGANRVSLIGALCVLAVLIMALILITIISWLITKRLQRLSYELGQVAAGDFHVVSSVEGRDEIGDLSRRFNYMVSSIRQLMAQVYETSEHNNKLELAQKDIKLKMMASQINPHFLFNALESIRMKAHLNGEAEIATTVRLLGRLMRRNLEIGSGKTTVLQELDMVRSYLQIQQFRFGNRLVYEVNLEESAKDMSIPPLIIQPLVENAVIHGLENKEEPVTVKVDITIEQRELHIKVADDGIGMEEEQLTRLLARITGTEEPEGSSIGLRNVHQRLTLMYGERYGLHIESALQVGTTVYFSIPREEAPNV, from the coding sequence ATGTATCGTGGAGTAAGGCATCTGATGAATAATATGCGTATGCGGAATAAGTTGCTCTTCTCCTACGTACTGATTGTCATGATCCCAGTGCTGTTGGTGGGCGGCTGCGTTATTTTTTATTTGCGGGAGCAGGCACTGGACAGTGCGATTGCCCAGACGGTAAATAATGTGGAAAAGATTAAGAGCCAGACAGCAAATTTATTACGTGTACCAACAGATATTTCAAATGGGCTAATGTTCGATAAAAGGCTAAAGGAGATGGCGAACCGCCGTTATCCCGGCATGGTGGAGCTCATGAATGCGTACCATCAGTACAAGGATTTTAATGAGTACACCCAGCAATATAGAGAGGTTGCTACTATCCGGTTCTATTCTTACAATCCGACGTTGGTCAACAATCTGGAGTTTATTCCTGTGGACGCTAACATTGAGCGGCAGCCGTGGTTCCAGGCGGCTTTGAAGGGGACGGCGATTAACTGGTTTTACATTCAGGATAAGGAGGATAACCCAGTTAATCGCCTCAGCCTGGTACGGCAAATTCCTTTTCCCGAATACAATTCCAAGGGAGTTCTGATGATTGCACTGAGTCAGACCGAGTTGAATCATATGCTGAGCAAGGAGCCCTTTGAAACCTTGATTACGGATCGTAACGGAATTGTGGTCGCAGCTACCCATCCGCAGTCAGTAGGTCGGACGTTGACGGATTTACATTTAGGCTTTGATGTCCAGCGTGCAGGTAAGGGGATATATGAAGCAAAAATTAACGGAACGCCCTCGAACATTATTGTGGATGAACTGCTGCCAACCTCAAGTGTGAGCGGATTGACGATTATTTCGGTGTTTTCAACGGAACATATCGTGCAGGGGGCAAACCGGGTCAGCCTGATTGGTGCATTATGTGTACTAGCGGTACTCATCATGGCGCTGATTCTGATTACCATCATTTCCTGGCTTATTACCAAACGGCTTCAGCGGCTGAGCTATGAGCTGGGTCAGGTAGCTGCGGGTGATTTTCATGTGGTATCAAGTGTGGAGGGAAGGGACGAGATCGGTGATTTATCCCGCCGTTTCAACTACATGGTGAGTAGTATCCGCCAGCTTATGGCCCAGGTCTATGAGACGAGTGAGCATAATAATAAGCTTGAATTGGCACAAAAGGATATCAAGTTAAAAATGATGGCAAGCCAAATTAATCCGCATTTTCTGTTTAACGCCTTAGAATCCATTCGAATGAAAGCACACCTGAATGGGGAAGCGGAGATAGCAACGACGGTTCGTTTGCTTGGCAGGCTGATGCGCAGGAATCTGGAGATTGGCAGTGGTAAAACAACCGTATTACAGGAGCTGGATATGGTGCGATCCTATTTGCAAATTCAGCAGTTCAGGTTTGGAAATCGTTTGGTCTATGAAGTGAATTTGGAAGAAAGCGCGAAGGACATGTCGATTCCTCCCTTAATCATACAACCGTTAGTGGAAAATGCAGTCATTCATGGCCTAGAAAATAAGGAAGAACCAGTTACCGTAAAGGTAGATATCACAATAGAACAAAGAGAGCTGCACATTAAAGTGGCTGATGATGGAATTGGCATGGAGGAAGAGCAACTGACCCGTCTGTTGGCTCGGATCACGGGTACGGAGGAGCCGGAAGGGAGCAGTATTGGTCTACGCAATGTTCATCAACGTCTGACATTGATGTATGGTGAACGTTATGGTCTGCATATTGAAAGCGCATTACAGGTAGGAACAACCGTATACTTTTCCATACCAAGGGAGGAAGCGCCGAATGTATAA